The following coding sequences are from one Candidatus Borkfalkia ceftriaxoniphila window:
- a CDS encoding helix-turn-helix domain-containing protein, which produces MNTFGDNLKRFREVNGFSQQELAEKLGTTQQRISEWERNKVEPGLYNLLRLSKALGVGLDELTEDLEI; this is translated from the coding sequence ATGAATACTTTTGGTGATAACTTAAAAAGATTTCGGGAAGTAAACGGGTTCAGCCAACAGGAGTTGGCTGAAAAATTAGGCACGACGCAACAGCGCATCAGCGAATGGGAACGCAACAAAGTGGAGCCGGGTCTTTATAATCTATTGCGCCTGAGCAAGGCGCTCGGCGTGGGATTGGACGAACTGACGGAAGATTTGGAAATATAA
- a CDS encoding glycosyltransferase family 2 protein, which yields MHIFNTVIDIINNVFLVLCGIAFAVQIIYVLFFWIKPRKYPKAEKQHRFGIIIPARNEEEVIGDTIRTLFKQNYPRELFDVFVVAHNCTDNTAQRAREAGAIVFEHNDDDPKHKRVSYALQHGFRKIIAEYDNYDAFIHFDADNTMNEDYIARMNDALDSGVKIARCYENSKNLGQNMWTGVSGLYYIRDSRIACHVRSGLHTDQMLTGAGMMVSAEIIKRHDGWKCMGVSDDAEFTLQAMLEGERTYYVPEAMVYEDQPSSLKDTVNRNKRMGNGLFKLFFSHGFRCLGKFFTTFRFGYLDMFLTLLFIPIAVVACTWFPLYYGYKIIFAAVVADTAFLIEIGKLIGYILLFAFYLPFTLQSLLAAGLDRKKLDVPFKKLWPAILLSPVFMIIYAISICLGVFSRPKWKKIKRNVVSADAAPTEEILSEPAAEIAPSETADEQKEE from the coding sequence ATGCACATTTTCAACACGGTGATCGACATTATCAATAACGTATTTTTGGTATTGTGCGGAATCGCCTTTGCTGTTCAAATCATATACGTGCTGTTTTTCTGGATCAAACCCAGAAAATACCCCAAAGCGGAAAAACAGCACCGTTTCGGCATCATCATCCCCGCCCGAAACGAAGAGGAAGTCATCGGCGATACCATACGGACGCTCTTTAAACAGAATTATCCGCGGGAACTGTTCGACGTGTTCGTGGTCGCGCACAACTGCACGGACAACACGGCGCAGCGCGCGCGGGAAGCGGGCGCCATCGTTTTCGAACACAACGACGACGATCCCAAGCATAAGCGCGTGAGTTACGCTTTGCAGCACGGCTTCCGCAAGATCATCGCCGAATACGACAATTACGACGCGTTTATCCACTTTGACGCGGACAATACCATGAACGAGGACTATATCGCGCGCATGAACGACGCGCTCGATTCGGGCGTGAAGATCGCCCGTTGCTATGAAAACAGCAAAAACCTCGGACAGAATATGTGGACGGGCGTTTCGGGGCTTTACTATATCCGCGACAGCCGCATCGCCTGTCACGTGCGTTCGGGACTGCATACCGACCAGATGCTGACGGGCGCGGGCATGATGGTAAGCGCGGAGATCATCAAGCGGCACGACGGCTGGAAATGTATGGGCGTGAGCGACGATGCGGAATTTACGCTGCAAGCCATGCTCGAAGGCGAGCGCACCTATTACGTGCCCGAAGCGATGGTGTACGAAGACCAGCCCTCCTCTTTGAAAGACACCGTGAACCGCAACAAGCGCATGGGCAACGGACTGTTCAAACTGTTCTTTTCCCACGGCTTCCGCTGTCTGGGGAAATTCTTCACCACTTTCCGTTTCGGATACCTGGATATGTTTTTAACGCTCCTGTTTATCCCCATCGCCGTGGTGGCGTGCACGTGGTTCCCCCTTTATTACGGCTATAAAATAATCTTCGCCGCGGTGGTGGCGGATACCGCCTTTCTCATCGAGATCGGAAAACTGATCGGCTACATTCTGCTGTTCGCGTTCTATCTGCCGTTTACGCTGCAATCCTTGCTGGCGGCGGGGCTCGACCGCAAAAAACTGGACGTTCCCTTTAAAAAATTGTGGCCCGCGATCCTGCTTTCGCCCGTGTTCATGATCATCTACGCGATCTCCATCTGCCTCGGCGTGTTCTCGCGCCCCAAGTGGAAAAAGATCAAGCGCAACGTGGTTTCCGCGGACGCGGCGCCGACGGAAGAAATTTTGTCGGAACCTGCCGCAGAGATCGCCCCGTCGGAAACAGCCGATGAACAAAAAGAAGAATGA
- a CDS encoding GNAT family N-acetyltransferase, giving the protein MILREVLPADYARLATLASRLWHAAYDDIPEIGSAQVGYMLEKFQSVPALTEQVSAHGYTYYFVECGGKIAGYTGVKEEEDALFLSKLYLDPAFIGKGIGQKTLACVRMIAENLRLARIYLTVNKHNKRAIAAYERFGFARTEEAASDIGGGFVMDDYIYTYDL; this is encoded by the coding sequence TTGATTTTAAGAGAAGTGCTTCCCGCAGATTACGCGCGGCTCGCAACGCTCGCCTCGCGCCTGTGGCACGCCGCCTACGATGATATCCCCGAGATCGGCAGCGCGCAGGTCGGATACATGCTGGAAAAATTTCAGAGCGTTCCCGCGCTTACAGAACAGGTATCCGCGCACGGCTATACCTATTATTTTGTGGAATGCGGCGGCAAGATCGCGGGGTATACGGGCGTGAAAGAGGAAGAGGACGCGCTGTTTCTCTCCAAATTGTATCTCGATCCCGCATTCATCGGCAAGGGGATCGGGCAGAAAACGCTGGCTTGCGTGAGAATGATCGCGGAAAATCTGCGCCTTGCACGCATTTATCTCACCGTGAACAAGCACAACAAGAGAGCGATCGCCGCATACGAGCGGTTCGGGTTCGCGCGCACCGAAGAGGCCGCTTCCGATATCGGCGGCGGGTTTGTGATGGACGATTATATTTATACTTACGATCTTTGA